CGGCGATCTCCGCCAGCAGCGACAGCTTGTTGTCGGCGAACGACATGAAACCGCCGTGCACTGCGGCGACGACCGTTCCCTCGTTCGTACGGATGGTCACCGGGCCCGACTCCAGCACACCGAGCAGCGGCTGGTGACCGGGCATGACGCCGATGTCGCCGGACGTGGTGCGCGCGACGACCAGGTTGGCCTCGCCGGACCAGACCTGGCGGTCGGCGGCGACCAGCTCGACGTGCAGCTCAGCAGCCAAGGTTGGCTCCTCGGGTCACCACCCGGCGGTCATGCCGGGTGTTGGGTCATAAGTCTAATAGGGGCCCTGGCGCCGAAGCGCCCGGGGCCGTCCGGGGCCCGCCGCACGAGCGGCTGATTCAGGACCCCGGGAGGGCGTGAGAAGGGGGGCGGGACGGACCCCGCCCCCCGTCATGAGTCACGGGACTCAGGAGACGCCGAGCTCCTTGGCGTTCTTCTTGAGGTCCTCGAGACCACCGCACATGAAGAAGGCCTGCTCCGGGAAGTGGTCGAAGTCTCCGTCGCAGATCGCGTTGAACGCGGCGATCGACTCGTCCAGCGGGACGTCCG
The genomic region above belongs to Streptomyces marianii and contains:
- a CDS encoding F0F1 ATP synthase subunit epsilon gives rise to the protein MAAELHVELVAADRQVWSGEANLVVARTTSGDIGVMPGHQPLLGVLESGPVTIRTNEGTVVAAVHGGFMSFADNKLSLLAEIAELADEIDAQRAERALERAKADDDAAAERRAEVRLRAVAVR